One genomic region from Argentina anserina chromosome 2, drPotAnse1.1, whole genome shotgun sequence encodes:
- the LOC126783385 gene encoding DEAD-box ATP-dependent RNA helicase 15 isoform X2 has product MDVICQAKSGMGKTAVFVLSTLQQIDPVAGQVSALILCHTRELAYQICHEFERFSTYLPDLKVAVFYGGVPIKNHKDLLKNECPHIVVGTPGRILALARDKDLSLKNVRHFILDECDKMLESLDMRRDVQEIFKMTPHDKQVMMFSATLSKEIRPVCKKFMQDPMEIYVDDEAKLTLHGLVQHYIKLTEAEKNRKLNDLLDALDFNQVVIFVKSVSRAAELNKLLSECNFPSICIHSGMNQEERLKRYKGFKEGQNRILVATDLVGRGIDIERVNIVINYDMPDSADTYLHRVGRAGRFGTKGLAITFVSSTSDSQVLNDVQERFEVDIQELPEQIDTATYMPS; this is encoded by the exons ATGGATGTTATCTGCCAAGCTAAATCTGGGATGGGCAAAACAGCTGTCTTTGTCCTGTCTACTTTGCAACAGATTGACCCTGTGGCTGGTCAAGTTTCTGCTCTTATTCTCTGTCATACTAGGGAATTAGCTTACCAG ATTTGCCATGAGTTCGAGAGGTTCAGCACCTACTTGCCAGATCTCAAGGTTGCTGTCTTCTATGGTGGTGTCCCTATCAAGAATCACAAAGATTTGCTAAAAAATGAATGCCCCCACATTGTTGTTGGAACTCCTGGAAGAATACTAGCACTGGCAAGAGATAAAGACCTTTCTTTGAAGAATGTGAGGCATTTTATCCTCGACGAGTGTGACAAGATGCTTGAGTCACTTG ACATGAGGAGAGATGTGCAAGAGATTTTCAAGATGACGCCCCATGACAAGCAAGTAATGATGTTCTCTGCAACACTCAGCAAAGAGATCCGACCGGTTTGCAAGAAATTTATGCAAGAT CCTATGGAAATATATGTTGACGACGAAGCCAAGTTGACTCTTCATGGTCTAGTACAG CACTACATCAAGTTAACTGAGGCAGAAAAAAACCGGAAGCTGAATGATCTCCTCGATGCCCTGGACTTCAACCAGGTTGTCATATTTGTCAAAAGTGTGAGCAGAGCTGCGGAGTTGAACAAGTTACTCTCAGAGTGTAATTTTCCCTCTATATGCATCCATTCTGGGATGAACCAAGAAGAAAG GTTGAAACGCTACAAAGGATTCAAGGAGGGCCAGAACAGGATTCTCGTGGCTACTGATTTGGTTGGCAGAGGAATTGATATTGAACGTGTCAATATTGTTATCAATTATGACATGCCAGACTCTGCTGACACTTACTTGCACAGG GTTGGTAGAGCTGGTAGGTTTGGCACCAAAGGGCTGGCAATTACATTCGTATCATCTACTTCGGACTCTCAAGTCCTTAATGAT GTTCAGGAGAGGTTTGAGGTTGACATACAAGAGCTTCCTGAACAGATCGATACTGCCACATACA TGCCATCATAA
- the LOC126783385 gene encoding DEAD-box ATP-dependent RNA helicase 15 isoform X1 — MGETREDVYDEELVDYEEDDEKAPDSAAKVNGESAKKGYVGIHSSGFRDFLLKPELLRAIVDSGFEHPSEVQHECIPQAILGMDVICQAKSGMGKTAVFVLSTLQQIDPVAGQVSALILCHTRELAYQICHEFERFSTYLPDLKVAVFYGGVPIKNHKDLLKNECPHIVVGTPGRILALARDKDLSLKNVRHFILDECDKMLESLDMRRDVQEIFKMTPHDKQVMMFSATLSKEIRPVCKKFMQDPMEIYVDDEAKLTLHGLVQHYIKLTEAEKNRKLNDLLDALDFNQVVIFVKSVSRAAELNKLLSECNFPSICIHSGMNQEERLKRYKGFKEGQNRILVATDLVGRGIDIERVNIVINYDMPDSADTYLHRVGRAGRFGTKGLAITFVSSTSDSQVLNDVQERFEVDIQELPEQIDTATYMPS; from the exons ATGGGCGAGACAAGGGAGGACGTCTACGACGAGGAGCTCGTTGATTACGAAGAGGATGACGAGAAGGCCCCCGACTCCGCTGCCAAAGTCAATGGCGAATCCGCCAAGAA GGGATATGTTGGAATTCACAGCTCAGGATTCAGAGATTTCCTCCTAAAGCCGGAGCTTCTGCGCGCTATTGTCGACTCTGGATTTGAGCATCCTTCTGAAG TACAACATGAATGCATCCCACAAGCTATTCTGGGAATGGATGTTATCTGCCAAGCTAAATCTGGGATGGGCAAAACAGCTGTCTTTGTCCTGTCTACTTTGCAACAGATTGACCCTGTGGCTGGTCAAGTTTCTGCTCTTATTCTCTGTCATACTAGGGAATTAGCTTACCAG ATTTGCCATGAGTTCGAGAGGTTCAGCACCTACTTGCCAGATCTCAAGGTTGCTGTCTTCTATGGTGGTGTCCCTATCAAGAATCACAAAGATTTGCTAAAAAATGAATGCCCCCACATTGTTGTTGGAACTCCTGGAAGAATACTAGCACTGGCAAGAGATAAAGACCTTTCTTTGAAGAATGTGAGGCATTTTATCCTCGACGAGTGTGACAAGATGCTTGAGTCACTTG ACATGAGGAGAGATGTGCAAGAGATTTTCAAGATGACGCCCCATGACAAGCAAGTAATGATGTTCTCTGCAACACTCAGCAAAGAGATCCGACCGGTTTGCAAGAAATTTATGCAAGAT CCTATGGAAATATATGTTGACGACGAAGCCAAGTTGACTCTTCATGGTCTAGTACAG CACTACATCAAGTTAACTGAGGCAGAAAAAAACCGGAAGCTGAATGATCTCCTCGATGCCCTGGACTTCAACCAGGTTGTCATATTTGTCAAAAGTGTGAGCAGAGCTGCGGAGTTGAACAAGTTACTCTCAGAGTGTAATTTTCCCTCTATATGCATCCATTCTGGGATGAACCAAGAAGAAAG GTTGAAACGCTACAAAGGATTCAAGGAGGGCCAGAACAGGATTCTCGTGGCTACTGATTTGGTTGGCAGAGGAATTGATATTGAACGTGTCAATATTGTTATCAATTATGACATGCCAGACTCTGCTGACACTTACTTGCACAGG GTTGGTAGAGCTGGTAGGTTTGGCACCAAAGGGCTGGCAATTACATTCGTATCATCTACTTCGGACTCTCAAGTCCTTAATGAT GTTCAGGAGAGGTTTGAGGTTGACATACAAGAGCTTCCTGAACAGATCGATACTGCCACATACA TGCCATCATAA
- the LOC126784216 gene encoding probable polygalacturonase At2g43860, whose amino-acid sequence MRMPPSVGSLGTHPDDKVEEVNVRNIVVYKSQNGARIKTFGGRSNGHIRAISFNNIILVQTRNPIIIDQHYYSDRHGSNGEIKVSDITFSGFRGTAASNEAIILKCSNLRCTNIVMDHVNISSMIPGMRTSSYCEFADGRSSFTTPDVPCLHKH is encoded by the exons ATGCGTATGCCTCCAAGTGTGGGAAGTTTGGGAACCCATCCTGATGATAAAGTTGAAGAAGTGAACGTTAGGAACATTGTCGTTTACAAAAGTCAGAATGGTGCAAGAATCAAAACATTTGGG GGAAGATCAAATGGGCATATTAGAGCGATTTCGTTCAACAATATCATACTTGTGCAGACTAGAAATCCGATCATTATCGACCAACACTACTACAGTGACCGGCATGGTAGTAACGGAGAAATAAAAGTGAGTGATATAACATTCAGTGGTTTCCGAGGAACTGCAGCTTCAAATGAAGCAATAATACTCAAGTGCTCTAACCTGAGGTGCACCAACATTGTAATGGATCATGTCAACATATCTTCAATGATTCCCGGAATGCGAACCTCCTCTTACTGTGAATTCGCCGATGGAAGATCAAGCTTTACTACTCCTGATGTTCCTTGCCTGCACAAGCACTGA
- the LOC126784215 gene encoding uncharacterized protein LOC126784215 — MVAFSSSAVHSICDEPPDLEKQQLPEDAADRVPNSDVAPPLLNVVVVTEPPAPFHADSSKEVKGHLSRYLSAQEQCRVCQQDKDEALIDLGCHCRGGLEKAHRSCIEIWFQRKGSNICEICEGEATNVEVVRSPGVPLGRLICEIGVVCLILGTYIFIFVSFGSWL, encoded by the exons ATGGTGGCATTCTCATCCTCAGCTG TTCATTCAATTTGCGACGAGCCTCCTGACCTCGAGAAGCAGCAGCTGCCTGAAGATGCCGCTGACCGTGTTCCCAATTCTGATGTGGCACCGCCGCTGCTGAACGTCGTTGTTGTTACGGAACCACCGGCTCCATTCCATGCCGATTCCTCGAAGGAGGTTAAGGGGCACCTCTCCAGATACCTCAGTGCTCAAGAACAATGCAGAGTGTGTCAGCAGGATAAAGATGAAGCTTTGATTGATTTGGGATGCCATTGTCGAGGTGGACTTGAAAAAGCACACAGGTCGTGTATAGAGATTTGGTTTCAAAGAAAAGGATCCAACATATGTGAGATTTGCGAAGGGGAAGCTACCAATGTAGAGGTTGTGCGCTCTCCAGGAGTCCCCCTTGGAAGACTAATCTGCGAAATAGGTGTCGTTTGCCTTATACTCGGTACTTATATATTCATCTTCGTCTCCTTTGGGTCTTGGCTTTGA